Part of the Zea mays cultivar B73 chromosome 4, Zm-B73-REFERENCE-NAM-5.0, whole genome shotgun sequence genome is shown below.
GAGGAACTTGTACGACAGCAAGCAGACCCTGTCTCACTTTGACATCTACGAGTGGGTGAGCTTTGGGCCCAATCTCAGTGCCTCTGATGTCCTCAAGATCATCATCAGACGCATTACAGATGGAGAAGAATGTTCCAAGGACAACATAGAGAGGAAGCTGCGGGAGATACTGAAAGAAAAGAAGTATCTGTTGGTGATAGATGCTGAGCTCAGTAACTCGGAGTGGAATCGCATTTTCGCTATGCTCCCTGACCCCAAGGATGTGGATGTCGATGCTGCCAGCAGAATAGTGAGGATTTCTCAGATTCCGCCACATAAGCCACCCCCACACTATCAAGAAGCCAAACTTGAGGTTCCGAAGTTTTATGACCAAGAAGTAGTCATCAATCTGTTCAAGGAAACCTTCCAATCATGTGGCAGAAATGAACTTCCTGACGAAGCAATAAGAGAATACAGACAGAGAATCTTGGACAACACAAAAGGGTTGCCGCTGGCAATAGTTCTTCTGTCAGGCCTTCTGCGGACCAAGGAGTACCCTAGTGAATGGGAGACGGTGTTCGAGCACCTGGACAGGATGCAGTCAAAGCAGATCGACAAGATTCTATCCCTCTGCTTCGATGACCTTCACTATGACCTGAAATCGTGCCTCCTCTACTTTGCTGCATTGCCAGTGAATACCTTTATCAGGGCAAGCAACATCGTGTGCATGTGGATGGCGGAGGGCTTCCTGGTACCCAAGGCCACAACGGTGGAAAAAGTAGGAGAGCAGTACCTGATGGAGCTGATAGATAGGCGCCTCGTCAACTTGGCGCCAGTGGGCTACAATGTTCCTGGGTACGAGCGTGTAGCTGTTCAGAGCAAAGTACACGCTTTCCTGCAGCTCGAAGCACAGGAGCAATGCTTCGTGGAGATCCACAGTGGTGACGACATCCCGGCTTTGTCGGATGCACGACGCTTGTCACTCCAGAACCACAAAGACAAGTATGCAGCACTGTCACACCCGCTGCCGAAGCTGCGAGCCATCCTGTCAAACTTTGAGACGGAGCAAGAGGCTGCACAAGTTGCTGGCGAGAAGCCACCAGATGAAGCTGGAGAAGGGCAACATGGAAATGGATGCCGGCCTGGTTTCAACAAAAAGAAAATGCAAGCCAAGTCTTGTGTGCAGGACCTGCTACGGAACTCAAGGTTCCTCCGTGTCATCCATTTCAACGGCCTCGAGGTGGACAAAGAGCTTCCTGACGAAATCGGCAAAGTTGTGAAACCTGCAGTACGTCCGAGTGACCTCCTGCTCCTTGGAGAAGATGCCGCCGTCGATTGGCAGGCTGTGCAACCTCCAGACTCTTGATGTCCGGGGCACCTCGGTCCGAAGCTTGCCAGATGGGTTCTGGAGGATTCAGACGCTCCGTCATGTGCTGGGCGACCGTCTCATCCTGCCTAAACGTGTTGGTGACTTGAGGAATCTGCAGACACTCAACAGCGTGAAGCCCGACTATGGTGACCCCCATGCCTGGGACGACAAGACCTTCAACCACATGATCCGCCTCTTGTACTTGCACATCCGGCGCGGTGAGAGTCTGGGCGTCCAGGAAATCTTCTCCAACCGCAAGAACAAGGCTGCCTTGGTAAAAGCAGTATCCATTCTCAAGTACCTTGTCGTCCTCATCATAAAAGCTCCTGTGATCCCCTCAGAAGTGTTCACTAGGTCCAACCTCCAACGTCTCAAGGCAATGGAACTGGTCGGGAAGCTTGACCTTCCTAAAAATGGCATCCCTGAGATGGATGTCCGCAATCGCCTCCCAAACCTCAAGAAGCTGAGGCTTATGAAGACAATGGTGTCACAGGAATTCATTAACCAACTTGGAGGCCTACAGTTCCTTTCCACCCTTGAACTAACCAGCAATTCTTTCAGGGACAGGGAGCTTGTCTTCACGGAAGGATTTTGCAGCCTCAAAGAACTGACATTGCATGAGGAGACACTCGAGAGGTTGGAGATACATGAGTCGGCACTTCCCGAGCTTGGGGATCTGGATATTGTCGGCCATAGGGACAAGCTCCATGTTGTTATCCATGGTCATTCCGTGCTCGTGCAACACATTGAAGCAGAGGATGAAGATATTTTTAAGGTTACGGAAGTAATAACGACGCAACAAGTCCAAGTGGAAGACCACAAAGTCTGATTACAAAGCCTGAAGATTGAATGTGAACTGATGTGCTTTTATGCACGCTTCTGATTGCAGTGTATTTTTATATATGTGCGCATGTGTATTTTATTCTGTGTGTTTCGAAACCTGGTGTGCTTCTGTGTGATGACTGTAATACAATGTACGGGTCACCCGTTTTATAATCACGGTGTGTATTTGTTGTGTTGACAAGATTAACAAAGCtgcaattatatatatatatatatatatatatatatatatatatatatatatatatatatatatatatatatatatatatatatatatatatatatatttgcaaTGGATGTGGGATTCACATACCTGATGCAGATACCCAAAGAATTGGTGTTGTATTGGAGCGAGCAATGTAGTGTATGCAGGTCGGTTACCAAACAAAAATCCGTAAGTAACAAAGTTTTTCGGTTAATAAATGTACGGCAATATCCCAGGTCCCTTTCGAATGTAACCTGTGCAAAGAGAGCAACATAGTAATTGCAGTTAAAGATTTAGTTCGGTGTAACAGATGAGATGATCATGAATTTGAGTAAGCAAGAGCTGAAATGAAGTGTAGCTGTGCAAGCATACCAGTTGAAAGGAAGTATTCAGATCCAAATATGTCATACTTGACAAACCTCGAAGAAGAAAACAGACATCATTTCCGCTACTATGCATTATGATGTATCAAACACATGTCACAAGTACATTCTCGAGAGCAACCATTATCACAGATGTCACATGCAGTAGTCCTCATTGTGTTGGCCAAGCTGTGGGAGGAATAGAGAATAGTTTAGAATCAGGAGAAGGTCATAATAGTGCGGTTAGGGGATTTTATGTTACTTCTGAAGCCATTAAGTTGAATGGATGCAGTGATGAAACACCTGGTATTTTACAGTTCTATACTAGGAAGGAACCATAATGAAAAAGAATAGTATGACAATCTTAGACTAAAAGAGGAATAATTTCCATGTTGTACAGAAGGAGATGGGGACACAAACAAATGAAGGCAACATTGTAGATTCAGAGAAAGGGGAGTTAGACAAACAAAGGGTGACATCTCAGAAGTCAATAGAGGGGACGTCTTTGCAGAATCAGGAAAACAACACAAAAGAAGAGCCAGGAGGAGTTGACACAGCGGGCTACAACAATAGTCGCTGATGATAGGAGATGGACACAGAAAAAATGGGATTCAAATTAATAAAGGAGGAGGACAGTCAAGGCTTAGTAGAGAACTTAAAAGACTAAGTATGACATAAGGACTCTCATCGGGAATATCAGAGGAATGGGGAAGAAACCCAGAGTTAGACAACTGAAAGACTTAATTAGTAAAGAGAAGGTGGACATTGTTGGTATACAGGAGACTATCAAGCAGGGATTTATATGGATCAAGAATTGAAGGGTTTTATAGAGGGTTATGCTTTTATATCGAACTGCATTCTGGGGGAATTTTGGTAGGGGTCAAGGATGATAGATTTGAGGTGTAAGGGTGGATTAAAGGAAGATTTTTTGGAGGTGGATATCAGAGATAGATTAAACAAAATTAGATGGAGACTGGTTTTTGGTCTATGGTCCTACAGACCACGAGTGCTCAGAAGATTACTTCAAGGAACTAGAGGACTGCTGCCAAGTTTCTAAGCTTCCCACTATGTTAGGGAGTGACTTCAATCTAATCGGGAACCAAAGGATAAAAGCAACAGTCAGGGTAATCATAGGTTGATGAGGCTTTTTAACTGCTTTATTAAGGATAATCAACAAAGGGAGATTaaaaagatggggcctagatttacTCAGACAAACAAACAATACCAGCCTATCATGAGTAATATAGATAGGGTATTGGTCTCCGCAGACTGGGAGCAACAATTCCCATGCTGCTTAGTACAGACTTTACTAGACTCGGGTCTGACCACTGCCCTCTAATATTGGATGACGGAGTCACAAGTAAAAAAGCAAGGGAGTTTCGGTTTGAAAAGAAATGGATCAAGAGAGAATGGTGCAGGGAActaatcatggaaaaatagaatgcCAAACTGCAGACATTCCACTAACACATATTCTGTTAGCAAATGGCATGGCTTAATGGCTAACTTGAGATAGTTTCTGAAAGATTGGGGTGGTAATGTGAAGGGAGAAACGAAAGAATTAAAGAAGATGTCTTGTATCAAATCAGAGAATTAGACAAGCCCCAAGTACTGAGTTTCTAATAACTAGTCTATCATAATCAAAGCCTGAAAGGAGTGACAAGCCCCATGTATTGAGTTTATAATAACTAGTCTATCATAATCAAAGCCTGAAAGGAGTTTATAATAACTAGTCTATCATATACCGCTGTGTATGGATGGAGCAGGGATTCCAAGATTTTCTCAACCTGCATGTAATGCTGTGTCTTTCGCCCATGTATTGAGTTTACAATAACCAGTCAAATCACCAACAATTCCCCGCCATCCAAATAAAGCCTAGGAGGCGGGACAAGCCCCATGTATTGGGTTTATAATAACTAGGCTATCATATACCATTGTATATGGGTGGGACAGGGGTTCAGAGATTTTCTCGACCTGCATGTAATGCCCGAGGGCTATCTTTCCCCCGCAGATCGGGATTGGGTGCAAATCACCACCAACTTTCCACTATCCAAACAAAGCCTGAAAGGGGATCTTCCCCCAAAGGTAGAGTTTTTTGGGTTTACCTTGGTGATCAGGATTGGGCGCGAATCACCATCAATTCCCCACTATCCAAACAAAGCTTGAAAGGAGGAACAAGCCCCATGTATTGAGTTTACAATAACTAGTCTATCATATACCCTAAATTACTACAGAAGTACAGATAAAACAATTTGACTATCAAAACTGCATGTTAGTACATGTAATGGAAATAATAAAGCTAATCAATATCAGATTACAAAGTCTGCTACCTCATGGCGGTTATTCTTTCCCTATTGGTTAATTGCGCTACGCCCAGCTGTCTTATTGAGTTCCATCTCCTTCATGGCCCACCTCATCCTTTCTGCATCTTTCAACATTCCAGCTTCAAAGTACATGTTCGACATCAAAACATAGAATGTGACATCATTGGAGCCTGACTGGAAGAGGTCCCTGGCAACGAATTCAGCTAGCTCAAGATTACCATGAAGCTTACAACCTGCAAGGAATGCACCCCACACACACTTGTCTGGGCACAACGACATTCCCCTGATGATTTCATATGCTTCGATAAGTCTACCAGCACGCCCTAGCATGTCAACCATGCAGGCATAGTGCTCCAGTGTAGGTGACATTTGGTAGTCAGAAAGGATGCTGTTGAAATGCTTCAGTCCTTCTTCAACAAGGCCTGAGTGACCACATGCCACTAGAACTGCAGTGAATGTGAAAGAATTTGGTCTCACCCCTTCGTTTTTCATCAGGGAGAAGAGCTTGAGAGCCTCTTCAGAAGCCCCATGGTTAGCATATGCACTTATCATGGCACTCCAGGACACAACACTCCGCATACGCAAACAGTCAAAGACATTCCTTGCACTAGCAATCTcaccgcactttgcatacatgtcaACAAGAACATTGCCGATCCTAGCATCTGTGTCAAGCCCATGATTCCGGGCAAGCTCATGCACCCATTTGCCAGTCTGCAAGGCTCCTGAACGTGCGCAAGCAGACAGAACACTGACCAAAGTCACACAATCAAACCCCACTTTCTCAGTAAGCATCCTGCGGAAGAACTTGATTGCCTCAACCACATCAGCATGCTGTTCATACATTGCAACCATCGTGTTCCAAGAAGCCAGACTGCGTGCTGGCATTCCCTCAAACAGAGTTTGTGCCATGGGAATGCTCCCGCACTTCCCATACATTGCGATGAGCGCATTAGCCAATGGAATGTTTGCATCAAACCCCAACCTGATCacgaacccgtgaaccatttccccggcatccagccattcttggccctGCAAGCAGGGCAGGAAACTGATCAGAGTGATCTCATTAGGAAGGACACCCTCAGCAATCATCGTGCCGAACAGCGCAACTGCCTCCCCAAAGTAGTAGTTTTGCACGTAGCCAGCAACCATGGAAGTCCACGACACGACCGTCCGGGATGAGCCATGGCTCTCTGCAAAGACCAGCTCAGCGTCGGCCACCTCCCCTTCCTGAAAGTACATCGTGATGAGAGCGCTGTGCACAAACCCGTCCCCTGCGAGCGCGAACCGCACTACGTCGCCATGCACGGCCCGTCCAAGCCACAGCTCACGCGCAGCCGCACAAGCCGGGAGCACAATTGGGTAGGTGTAATGGTCCGGCGCAACACCGGCGGCACGCATCCGCTTGTAAAGGGCGAGAGTGTCAGCGGCGTGTGACAACTGGGAGTGGGAGTGTGCACGGAGGAGAGTGTTCCACATGTAGGCATCGCGTACAGGCGTGGCATCGAACACCCTGCGTGCGTAGGCGAGGGAAGCAGGCGCCACACCGGCAAGGAGGCTGGTGGCGAAGGCCGGGTTGGCGGATACACCGAGGACGATGGCACGGGCATGGATGGGGAGGAGGGCACGTAGGGAAACTGGGGAGGAGGCGGAGGCAGCAGTGATGAGGCGGGTGTACCGGTGGACGAGGGTGGACTTGATCTGCTCCACCACATGGGGGAGGACCCTCATGTTTTCATCGATAGATCCGTTGACACATGATTCCAGTCCCTAGGTTGCATCTGTTTTGATTTTCTTCTGAAGCTTGGTTGGTTCAAATTTGTCTGGAGAGATCATCAATGACCGGTTCAACCATTCCTGAAGCAATGGGCAATGATTAACAAAGATGGATCCGTTTAATTTGAGgtgactaagggggtgtttggttagagggactaaagattagtctctagtttttagtcccatttagtccttttttttgccaaacactaggactaaaatatagactaaaatgatttagtctttagtccttcacataggtgctaaaagagactaaaagccCATAATTATCATGTTGCCCTTACCTTTTTTATAGATAACTAATATTATGAGTATATTCTAAGGACATTTGAGTCTTTGGACATTGTATTTACTGATTTTAGAATTTGTTtagtccctagaaccaaacatgtagggactaaagtttagtcctaggactaaagtttagttttaggactaattgaaaccaaacatggcctaaaGTTTAGTCAATTTTAGTTCTTAAAGAAACAAACATTATTACTAAAGTGAGATAATTAAACTTAAGTTTTTTAGTCACCAAGAGacgactaaaagtgactaaattaGGATTTTAACCTCATTTGTCCTCTCCTTTTTCTTAGTGCAGCAGGCATCCACAAATTAATAGGGGTAATACAGTCATTATTCGCATCAATTAATACTTTTTAATCAGATTTAGTCACTGGAACCAAACAgagtactttattcactaaagtttagttaggtgattgaaaggatcacgatgcccaagaggggggtgaattgggcttttctaaaaatcaacactaattaaaacctaagcaagagctaaacaagagcccaacttcaccccaacaactagcactaagaatataatactagaaatgcaacaatgctaaaacaatacttcaaatacttgctaaacaaatacacaatgtaaagtgcttgaattaagtgcggaatgtaaagcaaggtttagaagactcctccaattttttccgaggtatcgaagagtcggcactctccactagtcctcgttggagcacccgcgcaagggtatcgctcccccttggtcctcgcaagaaccaagtgctcactacgagatgatcctttgccactccggcgcggtggatccctcgagaccgcttacaaacttgagtcgggtcaccaacaagatcttcacggtgatcaccgagctcccaacgccaccaagccgtctaggtgatgccgatcaccaagagtatcaagctgtagactttcgcttgaccaagagaagcctaatgcaagtggtgtgtgctctaggtggctctcactagcgctaatgaggaacaaacgcggattaagattctctaatctcctcactaggcttttggtgcttgcaatgctctagcaatgtgctggaataaatgtggagtgcaagacattgaatatggtgggtggaaggggtataaatagccctcacccatcaACTAGCTgttacaggcatctcactgcgcaatggcacaccggacagtccggtgcgccaccggtgcgccaacggtcgtttccaacggctagttctgacagctagccattggactcatggcacactggacagtgaacagtcactgtccggtgcacaccggacagtccggtgcgatgtccgatgcgccactaaaattcaactctgaaacctgcgctctcgggtttctgcggagggaaagcctctgccccggaccagcctggccccacctggcagagggtgcaccggacagtccggtgcacaccggacagtccggtgccctagggcCAGAAacgctaactcttgtttttcagctgattttcaaatcggttttcgttctaacttgtgagtgagttctagagtgacacctaccactgtatatgagtgtgattgtgcaccaacactacactagaactctcttggtcaaactactcatcgacaacccctctttatagtacgactaaaagagaATAACTAACTAaaccgcgagtgtccacatctccttgacactcggactccgtagaccttcaccttttgtttcgtcgttttagccgtcgcttcgagttcttatctccgggattgttttcacgttgtagtacttctacctgtcatgcgacctaacttaccatttgtctctgcaaaacacacgttagtcacatataatattacgttgtcattaatcactaaaaccaaccaggggcctagatgctttcaatctccccctttttggtgattgatgacaaccctacaagttttgtgagtgtTTGTTTttaagtttctgtcaatagaaaggatggttagttatactcagtaatctttgacagaaagaacgtgtatcataataataagagtgagcgcatacacatcataagattcttgttcatataaaagtgaagttaaatcaatgaaacaagaactagaagactggtgataaaatataaggtgaaaacataatacacacagtcaatcataagcaacgagagtatatatcgagtttgtgagccaaaaacatcaagctagtacagagagtagcaagcacatatattacatcaaaatgactctctactaactctctaactccccctagctctcacaactcatatctctccccctttggcgtcaaacaccaaaagggtacccgaacctaaacatctgaagcaggaggaggcggcgggggcgcatccggtcgcggtcgaggcagcagagcgaacgccggcggagggttagagtcagtctcggatccaggatctgcggtagaagctggagctggtactgactcggactgaggtcgcgctgcaggagctaccggaacagaagtggtcacagatactgccacaacagtagtggtaacagcagatgctggtggcactggcggctgcgggcagacagagctgagaaccggagaggtgaacgccaaagtgaccggccggagcggagaggtaccaacaggaggtcctgacaaaatcgatggcacaactggagcgtgaagcggaggaggtggagcagacagaaccggaggtactgagacaccagactgctgtagcataagagccatgaatgccctactctcagcccgatcctgaagtagctgctgctgaagcgcatcctgcctgtcctgcatgttctgaaacatcgagagcatcctctcggataaccgggcctgctcggctgccaggtgagcctgctgctgagagagagtctggagaatcgaagcaagagcagggtacATAGCCTAAGgagtagcaggggcagcactagaactcccagcctcatgatcatgtgagcgtggaggcataggaggcggaggcggaggaggaaccccaaaatcatcatcatcatcatcatcatcatcagctgtaacctgagtgtcgaactgacgaagagctgcatcctcggcctgagagtcaagaacaggagcagaagctggcacaggaatctcaggcgcaggacggtaggatccaaaaacgaggcgtgaggcctcaagggtgccctgaaaccgaggaggctgaatcagctgcgcaaagatgtggcacaagtagtgagcatagggcaactgccgacgagcacgaatcccatccaaaacggtgtcctcgatctcacaaatcaggaagtccacaacgtcaaactcagagtgagagaccagggcaccaaggagccagagctatatatgagtggtagcctccctgtatcccatcctcggcagaagagtccgtctgatgagctcatatatatacttggctgctgtagtaaaatctgccggtgaacgtcgcgacccatctgagaagggtgggcggaacagagccgcgacgtgagctgtacccggagccacaccgccgtgagagcgacgaggagggtcagaagtgccgtagcagaggctgtgaagacgagtcgtcgactcgggaaatccaaaaagctggcggatctgactggcagtaatggtgacatcctcgcgctcaaaacgaaacctcatccagtgatgatccgggtctatccatacagaggcgtagaagactcgtacccactcctcaacatacctgccgctggtagtcagaaGGGTCTTAAGGAcaggcagataggtgaggtgcgcctcagagtcagcaccggctgcaagcagaaaggctggaagatccaaaagccggtgcactcgcagagctatctgagcagacatctgagctctgaaaaacgactcatgaatacgtgtgctgaataggtcacctgctgcagggtctctctgagctggcagccaagactccacgggtacgtatctgaacctacgtacctgtgccgctgtagcacgctgaaggtcaaacaatTGAGGATCCGTAGCCAGGGGTtgaacctcagtctcatcgcgctcccggaatcgaggtggagggacaggaggagctgaagcgggagcgggaggaggaggagcagaggaagctggcgtagtggaggtagcgggtatggctgtggaggtggatggagcaataggagtgactggagcaggcagagtgggtggcggagtggaagcggaggtgtgagtggaggagcgaggccgggaggcgagacgacgaacacggtatgcgatctgatctgacagagtctgcggctgatctccaagctcggcctacgcagcggctgctgcagccgcTGCCACTGCACGGGCTACTCTGTCCGtatgccgcttcttgcggccttcctgctgctccaagtaaacggtcttgcccttgacctgcctgaaggggcgacgaggatcctcatcatcgcctccccctggcgccgacacattcttcgtgcgcggcatcctgaactgatgtctgcaaatgagagagagtgactaagcacagagcgaAAATGACCGATAGATTAGCAAaagatgagatgactacctggaaagctcacacgagaggtgacgatccagacaggacgggagacggcacacgggcaatcaaggtcactgaaatgacagaagaggtgagcacgtattagtcacatagtcataagtatatgaaatgtgaataaatacacacacagagagatatggcacagaaaacacgagacgagacgatcgataggtcaaacggcgtgaaaacgacgtttgaacgataaatagtgccatatgaggtttggaattcgaattgaggcacgaaacgacatggaattgagccgatacttcacgaataggtttatataggtgaatatgagtgaagtgtgtgcttggtttgaatttaggcgaagaaaaagagatttgggcactcggctcggaaacgatcgctcgaaacggggaatttggtgaaatttaagcctggaatctcggattggcgtgaaatttggcaagagtgttactggaagtgttgtgaaggtgcctgaaaaatttgggttcaattggagcatttttggctggtttgggcatttcaccgagcacgtggcgtgcgaggaattagggtttcggtgaaacggctatttgaggtgggaaaaccctcccgaaggagctaagaaCCTGCATGGATACTCAATACACACAGAGACACACATACCACAACAGGGATTCACAAGATTTCACAGGATTTGGAGTTTTGCACAAAAGGGAGAAATGAGAGCCTCTGCTCACCAgaatagagagagaggagaactgAGGGAGAGATGGTCTGCTCACCGAGGAGGGAAGGAGAGGGACACGAGGTCGCCGGAGCCCAGTCGGAGACGGTGGCCGCCGGTGGAGGGAGATCGCCGGCGGGGGAGAGGGAGTCGCCAGAGAGACAGAGAGAACGACTGGTGAAatgagcctctggctcggtctcgggctggaggcctttttttaaaacgcgatatgggcgcaccggacagtctacagtgtctgtccggtgcacaccggacagcgcacagtagctgtccggtgaaccagcggacagcgcacaggaaaaaggatttttagcgcgcggctgccggtgcactggacattgcacagtgcagtgtccggtgcacaccggactgtccggtgagcccagacagaggggagtttggaaaattttgaatttttctatctaattttcaaccaaaccaaatcccaacttataatcacacaaaataacacttgttgggacaggtattggcaccctcatatacttttcaaaatattttgccataggctagataatttttagaggaaataggcaaatggtgaaatttgcattttggcttgcactaggggttttcatgagtgatttgagttttgaatactccccctaagtgcagtacctcatgcatatttcaagaaccaataattgcataaaaagtaagaatttaagtgctaaaagcttaaaactaagacttgtcaagtttgaccccgagttaagctttttcactcgctttgttggcagttatctcaactaggttagacaagtcctagatgcaatacaaggaatttaaacatgcaatgcaagcttgacaccaccatttgacattttacataaagtttctgagatcaagaatatttagttcatttctcaacatgcaaaagcgggtcttatcaagaggcttagtgaaaatatccgctaattgatcttccgacctcactccttctaaaatgatatctcctttagcaacatgatctctaaggaagtgatgacggatatcaatgtgcttggtgcgagagtgttgtacagggttattagcaattttaacagcactctcattatcacacaacaaaggtaccttttctagaactacgccatagtctagaagagtttgtttcatatataaaatttgtgtgcaacaagcacctgcggcaatgtattccgcttcggcagttgacaaggcaacactgttttgctttttggatgtccatgaaact
Proteins encoded:
- the LOC103652889 gene encoding putative disease resistance protein At1g50180, which encodes MAEAIVGSMLWKLQQVAVSEARTLVAVNEDIRSLRDKLMWMQAFLHDVQPSRRVQPNELIKVWLQQTRDAVFDAEDAVDQYFVQIDLSRFPSWSRAILGFFASFTTQVVVRRDLSSRIRLINGRLEGIIANKDRYRLGESTTLGAIWRPSSSTSPLSEMMDEVVLPLVGREELVRNLKNWLYKGSGNHKNVITVTGESGVGKTKLVRNLYDSKQTLSHFDIYEWVSFGPNLSASDVLKIIIRRITDGEECSKDNIERKLREILKEKKYLLVIDAELSNSEWNRIFAMLPDPKDVDVDAASRIVRISQIPPHKPPPHYQEAKLEVPKFYDQEVVINLFKETFQSCGRNELPDEAIREYRQRILDNTKGLPLAIVLLSGLLRTKEYPSEWETVFEHLDRMQSKQIDKILSLCFDDLHYDLKSCLLYFAALPVNTFIRASNIVCMWMAEGFLVPKATTVEKVGEQYLMELIDRRLVNLAPVGYNVPGYERVAVQSKVHAFLQLEAQEQCFVEIHSGDDIPALSDARRLSLQNHKDKYAALSHPLPKLRAILSNFETEQEAAQVAGEKPPDEAGEGQHGNGCRPGFNKKKMQAKSCVQDLLRNSRFLRVIHFNGLEVDKELPDEIGKVVKPAVRPSDLLLLGEDAAVDWQAVQPPDS
- the LOC100384484 gene encoding pentatricopeptide repeat-containing protein At3g12770-like isoform X1, with the protein product MRVLPHVVEQIKSTLVHRYTRLITAASASSPVSLRALLPIHARAIVLGVSANPAFATSLLAGVAPASLAYARRVFDATPVRDAYMWNTLLRAHSHSQLSHAADTLALYKRMRAAGVAPDHYTYPIVLPACAAARELWLGRAVHGDVVRFALAGDGFVHSALITMYFQEGEVADAELVFAESHGSSRTVVSWTSMVAGYVQNYYFGEAVALFGTMIAEGVLPNEITLISFLPCLQGQEWLDAGEMVHGFVIRLGFDANIPLANALIAMYGKCGSIPMAQTLFEGMPARSLASWNTMVAMYEQHADVVEAIKFFRRMLTEKVGFDCVTLVSVLSACARSGALQTGKWVHELARNHGLDTDARIGNVLVDMYAKCGEIASARNVFDCLRMRSVVSWSAMISAYANHGASEEALKLFSLMKNEGVRPNSFTFTAVLVACGHSGLVEEGLKHFNSILSDYQMSPTLEHYACMVDMLGRAGRLIEAYEIIRGMSLCPDKCVWGAFLAGCKLHGNLELAEFVARDLFQSGSNDVTFYVLMSNMYFEAGMLKDAERMRWAMKEMELNKTAGRSAINQ